A portion of the Helicoverpa zea isolate HzStark_Cry1AcR chromosome 25, ilHelZeax1.1, whole genome shotgun sequence genome contains these proteins:
- the LOC124642616 gene encoding tubulin beta chain: MREIVHIQAGQCGNQIGAKFWEVISDEHGIDPTGTYHGDSDLQLERINVYYNEATGGKYVPRAILVDLEPGTMDSVRSGPFGQIFRPDNFVFGQSGAGNNWAKGHYTEGAELVDSVLDVVRKEAEGCDCLQGFQLTHSLGGGTGAGLGTLLISKIREEYPDRIMNTFSVVPSPKVSDTVVEPYNATLSVHQLVENTDESYCIDNEALYDICFRTLKLTTPTYGDLNHLVSATMSGVTTCLRFPGQLNADLRKLAVNMVPFPRLHFFIPGFAPLTSRGSQQYRALTVPELTQQMFDAKNMMAACDPRHGRYLTVAAVFRGRMSMKEVDEQMMNIQNKNSSYFVEWIPNNVKTAVCDIPPRGLKMSATFIGNSTAIQELFKRISEQFTAMFRRKAFLHWYTGEGMDEMEFTEAESNMNDLVSEYQQYQDATAEEEGEFDEEEEGGDEGD; this comes from the exons ATGAGGGAAATAGTTCATATACAGGCTGGCCAATGCGGCAACCAAATTGGTGCTAAG TTCTGGGAGGTCATATCTGATGAGCATGGTATTGACCCCACCGGCACTTACCACGGCGACTCCGACCTACAGCTGGAACGCATCAATGTGTACTACAATGAAGCCACGGGCGGAAAGTATGTGCCACGAGCCATCCTTGTCGATCTTGAGCCGGGGACCATGGACTCTGTGCGCTCGGGACCCTTCGGACAAATCTTCCGACCTGATAACTTCGTCTTCGGGCAGTCGGGCGCAGGCAACAACTGGGCGAAGGGACACTACACGGAAGGCGCAGAACTAGTAGACTCTGTCCTAGATGTAGTTAGGAAGGAAGCTGAAGGATGCGACTGTCTTCAAGGATTTCAACTCACACATTCCCTCGGAGGTGGCACAGGCGCAGGATTGGGAACCCTACTCATCTCAAAGATTCGAGAAGAGTATCCCGATCGCATTATGAATACTTTTAGTGTAGTACCTTCTCCCAAAGTATCTGATACTGTAGTCGAACCTTACAACGCCACCCTCTCTGTGCATCAGCTGGTAGAAAACACTGATGAATCTTACTGCATTGACAATGAAGCTCTTTACGATATTTGTTTCCGTACCCTCAAGTTGACCACACCGACCTACGGCGATTTGAACCATCTAGTTTCTGCGACTATGTCGGGTGTCACCACTTGTCTTAGATTCCCTGGTCAATTGAATGCAGATTTGAGGAAACTGGCTGTGAATATGGTTCCATTCCCTCGTCTGCACTTCTTTATCCCAGGGTTTGCGCCTTTGACTTCTAGAGGAAGCCAGCAGTACCGAGCACTGACCGTGCCTGAGTTGACGCAACAGATGTTTGACGCGAAGAATATGATGGCTGCTTGTGACCCTCGTCACGGGAGATACCTGACAGTCGCAGCTGTGTTCAGAGGCCGCATGTCAATGAAGGAGGTGGATGAGCAGATGATGAACATTCAGAACAAGAATTCCTCGTACTTTGTGGAGTGGATTCCAAATAACGTGAAGACAGCTGTGTGCGACATACCGCCACGAGGTTTGAAGATGTCGGCGACATTTATTGGGAACTCAACAGCTATTCAGGAGTTGTTCAAGCGTATTTCTGAGCAGTTCACGGCTATGTTCAGGCGTAAGGCCTTCTTACATTGGTACACTGGCGAGGGTATGGATGAGATGGAGTTCACTGAAGCGGAGAGCAACATGAATGACCTGGTGTCGGAATATCAGCAGTATCAGGATGCGACTGCTGAGGAAGAAGGCGAATTTGATGAAGAAGAGGAGGGTGGTGACGAAGGAGACTAG